The window TGGCCTCAACCTGAGTCCCCATTGTTGTTCAAGTTGACTGGAATGTAGGCTTCCCCACGTCTGTGATGGGCAAATGGCTCAGGGTGCCAGGTGGTTTTAACTGCATACTGGGCTTTAACTCCCTGCTGGGCTTCAGCCATGATAGCCCAAGAGCATAGCTGAAATCTCCCTAGTCCTGGAAAGTGCCACGCAATGTTCTGAAATTGGCTTTCTAGGGTCCGTGGTATGTAAGTTCATTTATTCATGGGTTTAGAAGAGAAGGTCAAGCAACTGGTTATAAGGGTCCACCATAGAGCAGGGTCTGTCCATCATTCCCTGGGGTTtccaggctcagagaggctcaTCTCGTGCTGGTCCATTTCCTGGTTTGCTGGCAGCCTTATGGACTCCCCATGCCTGAGGGCGCCTGTCACTGGGGCTCCCCATCTGTCTGTATAAGGCACCTGGGGCTCTTCAGTAAGGGCCGAGGCATGGCAGGAGCCATGTTTGCATGGGGGCACAATGGGAAGGAAGGTGTGAAGGATTGTTTCCCCCAAAGTAGCTTCCTGATAGCTAGGGCAAGAGGGTCCCTGGGGTTCTTGCTGCCAGAAAGGAGGCAGAATAGTGCTTTCTATATTAGCGTGGAGTCCCAGGGCCTTCTGTTGACAGATGGGAAGGATGTGGTGGCCAGTCCTTAGCTTTCCAGCCTAGGCAGGAGCCTCTAATGCAGTGTAGGAGCAAGACAGCCTTGGGAATCCAGGGTTCCCCTtggagcacagccctgccccacccccacaattGGGACACCTCAGATGAGGCGGGGAGTTGCCAACCCTGAGACCTGGCGTGTCCCAAGCACTTGGGAAACCTGATCTGTCCCCCGCTCAAGGAGGGCCTATGCCCGTGAGGTGTGTCTAGTAGATTAGCACTACTGTGGTCTTAATGGCATGTCTATGACAATAATTAGGGATACGTGGGGACTGGGGGGGGCACCTCCACTGACTTCCCCCTGGCGCAGCTGGGGGCCCCTGATGTGCACACAGTGGGGTGAGATCCTGCAACTCCTCTGGAAGCCAGGCCCTGGCCAGAGTAGCCCTTCAGGCTAGGTGCTGACTCAGGGCCCTTCACACCCCAAAATTCACCTGGAGTCCAATTCCATGTGCCCATTCACAAACCGGATGGAAGTAGGGGCCCTTAACAGCCGCCTCTGTGAAGGTGAGGGGATACTGTGTAGCTCCTACGTCAGAGGGGCCTTGGCAATAGGACCCAGCGGCCAAATCCACAAGCCATGCAGTCCCTGCTGGATAGGCGGCCCCACACCAACTCCATGGTGGGCTCTCCCACCTCCGAGGAGAGGTtctggctggggttgggggggagggcatCTGTTTCACCATCCACTCCCTGTGTGACCTGTGTCCTCGGCAGTGAAACAGGGCAGAGACCCCGTGTTCCCTTTCCCTTCGAAGGCTCAGGGAAGCCAGCCCCTTGGCTGGCAGATCCAGTAGTCTGCAGTGGGCAGGGCAGGAGCAAGCACAGTGATTCCTGAGTGGGCCGGCACCACGTGGGCCCTCATATGTCAGCGCCCAGCTCCGCGCACTGCTTGTCAGAGATGTGGGAGGCCAGGGAGTCTATGATGTCAAGCAGCAGCTGCTGGCTCAGCGAGCGCAGTGTGGGCAGCTTGGAAACCTGCAGGAGGCAATTGGAAGACCCACACTGGATGGACCCGGATTCCCATGAGGGCCAGGGTGCCCTTCAGAgtccaccccacacacacacacccgagcTCTGGCGAGCCAGGATATGGGCTGACCGAGTGCCTCCCCCCACACTGCCCCCAGGCCTACCGCCGCAGGAGAGAAGCTGCTTCCATGCGCCCCACCCTGCACCCAGCCAAAGCCAATGCCAAGGGCCAGCCAGCCAGTTCGGGGCTGGGAGGGCCCTGACCTTGGTGAACTGGTGCACGATGATGTGCAGGCAGTGCCGCTTCATGTCCAGTGCCTGCGTCTTGTCGGCTGCCTCCAGGATCTGGAACAGCAGGTTCCTTGAGGGGCTGCTCCCTCTCTCAGCCACCGCTCCCCCCCAGGGCTTCAAGGAGGCCCATGGGCACCCATGAGTTACCTGCAGTACATTCTGCACAGTCACATTCATCTCCAGGTTCTGCTTGCAGTACGCCTGCAGCCGGTTGTTGTAGAAGCCGTAATAGTAGGGGGCCGCAAACAGGTAGCTGGGGGCTAGTTAAGGAGCTGCCGGCCCAAGGAGCTTGTCCTCCTGCCACCTGCCCATCTCCCCGGGGAGGGTGCAGCTGGAGCCCCAGGCCCCGCAGAGACAGAGGAAACCTAAGCTGCCTCCTGCCTGCTCAGAACAAGGAAACCCACCCTGACACCAGGCGCTGGCCCAGGGCTCCCATCCAACTTGCTCTCTACACAGACTCTGAAGTACTCTGGGCTTTGTCCAGACCCGAAAAAATCCCAGAAGCCTCTCCCAAGAAAACACCCACATTCCCATTTGCAGGACTGACCATGGCCTCAGAGCCCTGGAAGGCCTCTCACACCCAGTTCAGACCCCTAAGAAGTGACGTGACCAGGAATCCCACCGTGGTGATCTACTCACCTGTCACATGGGACATTGACCGACCCCTTCCTCTGGGCAGTGATGAGGGTCGAGAATCCACCCACCCCTCCTGGCTGCAGACCCTCTGTGCCTGCCCACCAACCCCTTCAGGGAACCCCGGGAGAGCACCGGGGAATCCTCGGAGCCTCTGCCGGTCTCCAAAGCCGCCTGAGGTGGGCCCTGGGAGCGCCCCCTGGCGGGGAGGATGCAGAGAGTCCTCGGGCGGCATGTTGACCTCCCCGTAGTAGATGTAGCGCAGCATGGACTCGAAGGCCTGCCTGCTGGGCACCATCTCCCCGATGGAGATGTTCACCTGGCCGTCCTCTGGCATGAAGGACCGGAACATGGCCTCAAAGTAACTGCAGACAGGGGCGGAGGGGTTCCTGGCTCGCAGCAAATGCAGGCATTTGCTGGCTTTGCAGCAAATGTGGGCCTGCCTGGCTCCACCACCACacaccaccccctccacccacctGGAGCGGGCGGCCAGGATGGCCTTGTGGGCCGGTCTTGGGTGCCCGTCCAGTAGCAGAGTGATGTCACAGAACTCCGCACCTGCTCCCTCCAGGTACGCCTTCATGTCCTGGATCAGAGATGTGCCTGGCGGGGGGGAGCCCCAGGGGTAGTGTGGGGGGACCTTGAGCAGAAGCCTCTTGCTCCCCCAGCAGACCCTGAGCCATTTGGGCTTCAGGGCTCCATGGACACTGCTTCTTGCCCATCTTGCTGCCCTGAAAACACCACCCCTGGGGGCAGAAGCCCTACTCTGGCCTGCCCCCCAGAGTCTTATCTCCCCAACTCAGCCCTGcgagccctcctcccctcccttgtgCTTATTAAGCTCCCTCTGGTCCTGGCAAGTACTGTGTCCTGACACATGTCACTCAGGGCCAACGGCCAGAGGCAGCACAGGCCCTGGGGAGTCAGGAGATGAATGAGACTGTGCTGTTCCTTCCCAGGCTAGGTGGGGACAAGGGAGGAACCAGAACATCTGAAGTGTTCAGACTGTGCTTGCCCCTCACTAGGCCCCAAAGGGTGGGCATACCTCGAAGAGTAGCTCAGGGTCTAGTCACTGTGACCGTGGATGGGAGCCCTCAAACCTGATGTTAGCCCGGGCAGCCACCCTTGCCAGACAGGAGTCCTGTGTCCACCTTCAGAAATGGGCTCAGGAGAATCCCCACCCTCAGGATGCCCTGTGGGTCGGGGCGTCTTCCTTCCAGGGAGCCTGAGAGCTGTCTGCCCATGCCCCTGAGACCAGAAGCACTCTGGGTCCCCTGCACACAGACCCCACCCTGAAGGCCGGGCAGGTCCTTCCACAGCTCCCATCTCTACCCAAGACGAATGCCATCCATCCCGGTCTGTTGCTCTCAGGGATGGGGCCTGGGTCCCTACCAATGTCCACAGGCTGCTCCGAAGGGGTGCGGGGAGGTGGCTGCTGCTTCCGCCGCACGATCTCCACGATCAGTGGTGAAGAGAGGCGCTCGAACTCCTTCATCATGATCACCTGGTTGAAGTGGGACTCCTTCACCACGAAGTTCAAGCAGTGTTCCTGGGACACACAAGCCGGAGCAGGCAGGCAGGGTCAGGCCTTGGCCCATGGGGCAGCAGCCAGAATGGGATGGCTTGCGGggtttggggggaaggagggTTGCCAGAGTGCCAGTGGCTGTAGGCAGGCACCGTGGGCCCTGCATGCCGGCCGCACCTTTAACTGGCCCAGCTGCAGCCTGGCGGCGCTCTCGCACACAACCAGCACATTCTGCAGGTCCACGGAGGCTTCGATGTACTGTCGGCACAGCTGCTCCAGGCGGCAGAGCTGGAAGCTCAGGGCCAGCTTGTACACGTCCATGACGAGCAGCACGTCCTCCACGTGGCCTGCAGCCCagaactctctgagcctcagggacGCACGGAGAGGGAGGAGGCATGGGGCAGCACAGAAGGAAGGACAGGGCCCAGGGCTCCTTCCGTGGACATCCAGGACAGTGGACAGCAACTCCACCACACGAGTGGTCGCGGGTGGTCGTGGCCACTGAGTCTCAGGCTGTCCACCTGCCCACCCTGCTCCCCGCACCCCCTCACCACTGCACCTTTCCGCGGGTACTTGATCTTGTCCGTGTAGAGGAACTGCATGAGCACTTCAAAGGGCCGGGCCTCAGCCTCACGGATGGCCACGTGCAACAGGGGTGGCCGGGCTCCCCCCGCTGCCCCACCAGGGACCTCCCTGGGAGCCggggctgcctcctcctccagtttctgcagggagaggaaggggagctcAGGGGCGCCCCAGGGCTGCCGCCGCCCTGGCCcgagaggcagggcagagccaCACCTCACCTGGGCCAGCCGTTCCCGTGCCTGCACGATCTTCCTGCGGAGCCAGCGGCTCCGAGCAGTGACGATGGCCACATGGCCCTGCACGCATTCCTCTTTCTATAGCAAGAATTACATCTTGGTGGGCAACATGGAACCCTCCTCCTGGCAGGGATGGAGGCCCCGGCGGCCCCAGTGCAGGGGGGTCTGGGATTTCAGGGGTGAGTGGGAGGCCAGTAGTGCCTTGGGACACAGCCCTCACCCTGCAGGGTGGCAGGCAGGCTGGGCACAGGGAGAGCACCCACCTCGCCCAGCACAAACTCCACATCGCAGAACTGGCGGCTCTCCCACAGACGCCCGTAGTCCTCATGCAGCGTGCACTTGGGGTAACAGGAGAACTGCCGAAGGAGATCCCAGTGTGGCCACTGGCCCAGCCCCTACCCTCCTCAGGGTGACGCATCCCCAGCCCATCCACCCTGGCCAGCCCCCTGCTGTCGGCCCGCCAGCCCCACCTGGAACCGGTACATCTCCCCGCTGCGGATGTTGTTGTCCACCGTGCCCCCAAAGATGTACATGGCGTCTGAGATCACCGCGGCTGCATGGAAGAGCCTTCCGCTTGGCAGCTGGGTGGGAAGGGGTGTGGAGAAGGTAAGTAACCCCGACCAGtacttctctgagcctcggtctgcCCATCTGTGAAAGGGGCTGGCCACAGGACTGGCACTGGGTGGGTGGCAGTGACAGTAGTCAGGGTCCCAACCCTCACCTCAGACGCTGGTGGGGCAGGCTGCTTGGCTGCGGTGGTGCCGAAGTCCAGGCCAAATACATCGCGGGACTTCTTGAAGCCACCTCGGTCCTCAGAGGCCAGGCCAGGCGCCTCCTCAGAAGACGATGCTCGCTCTGGCACCTCAGCCCCGCCGACCTGGAGGGGATGGACACGTGAGCATGGAACCAGTCTGCCAGGGCCAGGCCGGGCAGCAGACACCAACCTCCTGCCAACCTTGCTCAAGAGCAAGAGCGCTTAGAGCCACATTTGGGAGGGGCTGAGCCATGGGCTTGAGGGGCCCTGGCGGCACAGCTCAGATGGGACACCAGCAGCACTCAAGCTGGGTGTTTTGGCAGGACACCCTCAGCACTGTGCAGACAGGGCCAGAAGTGCCATGTTGAAAGCCCGCAGACTGGAAGAATGGAGAACAGGGGCCTAGGGCCTCGGGTCGGGCCAAGACAGGTGTCCAGGGCCTCGGGCCTCAGTcatcctggctctctgctctggtcGGCTGTCTGGAGCCTCCCAGAGAGACCCTGAGGCTGTGGGAAGCTGTGGGGCATCAGGGGCAGCTAAGTCAGGATCCCAGCCCCCTTGGGCCAcaaccccccagccccacctcggGAGCCACGGCCACTGTTCCGGACAGCACTTGCCTCGCTGTCGGAGCTGGGCTGGACGACCTCCCAAGTCTGGAAGTCCACATCGTAGCAGTGCAGCTCATTAGGCAGTGTGTTGTCTGCTGCGCCCCCAAACACATAGAGGTGGCGGTCAAAGGCCACCATGGTGTGCCCATAGCGCCGCTGCGGGGGCGGTGGGGAGCCGCGAAGCAGATGCTCGGTGGGGATGCGCGTCCACCTGGGGGCATATAAGAGGAACCCAGTGCTGGAGTGGAGGCTCTGACTCCCCAACGTCCTCCCCCTGGGGCACCCAGCCGGCTCAAAGCAGGGCCTAAGCGCATCTGGCCCAGTGCCCCTCATCCCCTTTCGCTCTAGCAGCCACTCTGCCTGCGCCCCCTTGGGCCCCCCCAGTCATAAagcaggcagcagcagcaggcaggaggGGTGGCCTCCATACAGTGAGGCAATCCCACTCTCCGTGGAACAGAGATGTGTCCACAACTCGGACACGTGTGATAATTCCCACAGCCAAGTAAGTCCTTGCTCCCAGGACTCCCAGGACCCCACTTTCTGATGCTGCTCCTACATCCACCACCCTCCCAGGACTTCCCAACACCTTCCAGCACATCCTTTCTTTGAAACCCAAATGATCCTGGCCAGGCGGGCCATGCCATCTGGCTCCAAGCTGCTGCCCACTACCGCCCCCGCACCTGCTGCCCCTGCCAACGGGCAGGAGATCTGCCTGTGCAAAGCCCAACTCCGGTGGCAGGGGCCCTCGATGCCcatctcggggggggggggggcgggcggagGAGCTCTGTAGGAGACTCCGTGCTAAGCACCTCACACCAGCAGTGTGTCTCCATGGGAGATGGTACCTGTGTGAGGCCCACACGGTGGGATGTGCCCCCCTTGCAGAGCCTCAAGCAGGCCGGGTGTGTTTGTGGGACGAGGGTTGGGGAGCAAAGGGCGCAGGCATGATGCCGGCCAGGCAGCCGTCAGGGGTGCCCACCACCAGTCCCAGCACCAGGGCACTCACGTCTTGTCTTTGAATTCGAACTGAAAGAGGTTGTTGGTTATCTTGGCTCCACTCTGCCCTGAGAACACAAACATCTTGTCCCGGCACACAGCCACTGGGAAGTTGCAGCAGGAAGGCGGGATCTCGCCACTCTGAGCCacctggggtggggaaggcagcTCAGCCAGGGCCCTCATGGGACTGGGTGTGTGGGTGACACCGCTGAATTGGGATGACTTTCATTCTTGAAACTTCTTCCATCAGTCAGGGTTCCTAGACTAATTTCTGTAGAACGGAGTAGAGCCCCACCTTGTCCACCTAAAATGGGCCCAGTTTCTAACAGTTGAGGCTAAAAATCATCACTACAAGTGGAAGATAACCCAGGGGGGAGACAATGGAGCAGTCGGACAGATCGCCCAGAAAGAGCAACCTGCAGGACACCCACCAGCAGGCTGAACTCGCTGTGTTCAAGTAAGGGTGGGTTCTCCCAAGCTGCACCAGTCACCGGACGTGACTCGATGCAAAACCCAGAGCCTTTTGTCACTAGGTAAGGGCAGCGGAGATCGGGCAGGAAGTCAGCAAGGAGGCAGCTGAGGACAAGGCTGGGCTTTGGCAAGGAACAAAGCAGCCCCTCCTCTGGCCCCCCAAAACCCtcacctccctgcctctcctgccccaccctggcccccCAAACTCACCTCCTCCCAGCATGTGAGCTCTCGGTCCTGGAGGCCAATGGTCCACATGTCATTCAACCTGTGTTAGGACAGGGGAGTCAGGATCTCCGCAGCTGGGGCTGGCGGTAGGGTGGGCCTGGGGCCAGCCAGGAGGGATGGCTCCAGGGAGGGACACATCACACAGAGCTCTGATCAGGGGTCTAGGGAGCAGCCATGAGGTGGGAGCTTCAGGGCAGGGGGGCTGGCTGAATCCCTTCTCTATGCACCCTGCCAGACAGGAACACGTGGCCTCATGCACAATGTCTGGCCACTGTGGCAATGTTGATCTCATTGGGCTGACTCCTGGGGGCTAAAAGAGGCAACACTCGAAGAAGGTACCActaacgggcacctgggtggctcagttgttaagcatctaccttcagctcgggtcacggtctcagggtcctagggtcaagcgctggatcaggctccctgcttggtgggaagcctgcttctccctctcccactcccactgcttatgttccctctctcactgtgtctctgtcaaataaaattttttttttattttaaagattccatttatttatttatcagagagagagagagactgagtatgagcagggggagcagcaggctcctggctgagcagggagcccgaagcaggaccctgggatcatgacctgagccgaaggcagatgctcaaccctctaagccacccaggcttagagccccaaataaataaaagccccaaataaataaaatctggggacgcctgggtggctcagttggttgagcagctgccttcggctcaggtcatgatctcagcgtctggggatcgagtcccacatccggctccttgctcagcggggagcctgcttctccctctgcctctgcctatgctcactctctctgacagataaataaaatcttttaaaaataaataaataaataaaataaaatctgttcaaaaaagagagagagagaagaaactacCACTAACATTGTCACCGCTTGGAGCTggtccttcttcttttttaattaatttttttttaaagattttattcatttatttgacagagagaaatcacaagtagatggagaggcaggcagagagagagagagagggaagcaggctccctgctgagcagagagcctgatgcgggactcgagcccaggaccctgagatcatgacctgagccgaaggcagtggcttaatccactgagccacccaggcgcccttaattaatttttttttttttttttagtaactgccacacccaccatggggctcaaactcacaaccttaaGATCAAGCTCTTtcaactgagcctgccaggcgccCTACCCCTTGGGGTTTCTATGATGCTGAGATCTTGACGAATGAGCACATGCTACTTTTATAATCGGAAAAATACAGTAAAGCCAATTGTctaaaatgagggggaaaatgcCCGGTACACAGGCAGGAAACCTGTGTTGTCGTCCACAGGAGAGGGGCTGGGTCTGAGCCTGCTTCTGCCACCACGTGCTCACATAGGCCCCTCAGGGTCCCTCTTCACTTCGGGCCTGAGGATTTTCACCCAGCAATTCAGGAGGCCACCATCCACCCCACAGCTCTGACAACCCCCAGCCAACCCAACACCCACCCAACACCCAGTGCAGCCAGGAGAGACCAGCACGCCTGCAAACAACTGTGAAAGTGTGGGCCTGGCCTGCTGCCCCCTTGGATGCCCCCAGGAGGCGTCCTCGGTGGCAATGGGCGGGGGTGCCCCTCAGTCGCTCTCTACCCCCAACCCACCCATCATCTTCTTCCCCTCACTCCTGTGCACACGACCCTCCTGAGACTCCCTGCCAGCCCGAGCCTGACCCCGCCAGGAAGGCCCGGTCTGGGGCTCAGGACACCAGCGGGGTTGCTCagaggtggggggctggggctgggcaccCCCTACCTGGCATTGCCGTCGTAGCCAGCGAAGATCCACAGCTTGTCACTGTACACTGTGGCGCCGTGGGCGGACCTGGCGACTGGCAACCTGTAGTGCAAGGTTGGGATGAGGAGCGAGGTCACCCAGCACAGACCCGAGCCTCACAGCCCCATGGGGCCAGCCGGGCCCCCAGAGCTGCCACACCTACATTTGCTGACGCCAGGGCTCTGGGGATGCCAGCCGGGGGGTCATGAGGCTGAGCTCAtgaggcaggggcaggagaaTGAGGAATTCAGATGTTCACAGGGTAAAGCCCCCTTCCAGCCAACACCAAAATATCAAagccgggggggaggggtgttccTCACCAAGCAGGACCAGAGAAGCACCCATCAGCAGTCCACTGGGGCCCCCTCTGCACTTTGAAAGGAGAGAATCTAAGGGCAGGGAGGAGGCCTCAGACAGGCACAGCTGGGAGTGAGCACAACTCagtcctctctgggcctcgggcTCTTCTTCTGTAAGGCTACAGGGGACTCAGTGCAGGAGCCCTTAGGACACCCCTCACCCCCTGAAGGTTTCAGCGAAGTCTCTCACCGTCCTTCAATCTTCCACTCCGTCCACTGGCCAGTTGCAAACTTATATTCAAAAAGGTCGTTTTTATTCTTCAAGTTAGAATTGGAGTAAATGTCCCCAGTGTAGCCCCctgggtagagagagggagaaacggtCATACCCAAAGACAGCCTCTCAGAGGCTTCAAACCCCAGGAGGCGGGTTTGAAGCAAAAGGCTGGCCTCTCTAGACGTGTCGTGGGACTCCCTCTGTCAACCTTGGGGAGAACCTATTGCCTGTCTGACCCCACCCTGGCCTCTGGGGATCCAGAAATGAGCAGAACCCTGTCTTCTGCCCCTGGCGGAGTgacagaggagggaagagagccaCCACCCTCCCACCCGGTCACAAAGGCAGACCATTCCAACCCCGCGAGAGCGGCACAGTGAGGGAAAGGGACCCACAGGGCCACAGGGGCCCTTGCGAGGCCCCTAGGCCAGTGCAGGAACCCAGAGGACTCTGGCGGAAAAAGACAGCATATGGACAGAGAGACTGGCCGGACACCGCAAGTGGGCCCTGGGCCAGGTGGCAGGACAAGGGAGCTTCGAGCCCCAAAGAGGGCACGGGCCCCGGAGGTAAGAGGCAGCTCACCGAAGACGAACATGCTGCTTCCGTAGACAACAGCTGAGTGGTGGTAGCGGGGGGCTGGCGGGGTGCCGGTGGTGAAGGCCctggtgttggggggggggtaagTTGCAGGGTGGGAAGGGGGGTGGTGAGTCAGCAGGGATCAGCTGTGCAGTCCAAGCCACACAGGGCACCCCCTGCCAACCCCGGGATTCctttcatttttgcattttatagGCAATACCTATCTCATtatagaagttttatatttttatatttttcagcaggctccacagggaccagcatggagtccaacacggggcttgaactcccaaccctgagatcaagacaggagctgagaccaagagtcagatgttccaccaactgagccacccagatgcccctcattaCAGAAACTTGgaacaaaaatgataaagaagGAAACACAGAAGCAGCGAAAAGACTTGCCAGAAAGCTCCATCTGTAGCTTTAagtcacctcccaccccccaacacacacacacacacacacacacacacccttttctaTGCTTGTTAATGCCTCTGAGGAGTTTTGTCAATGGAGTCACGGGGTGAGTATTTTGTAACATCTGCTTTTCGGACTCAACAGCAGAGAGCAACTCGGCCCGCAGCTGCCATATGGGCGCCCTCGGTGGCGCCGTGTCCCGACTCCAGCAGCCGCTGACCACACACGTTCCTTATTGAACTAAAAcccctctttctctacctctttCCTGGGGCTGCTCCTTTTCAGAGTGTTATCCTTAAGCAATTATTAGTGAAGAATTGTAGTCTTGAGGGTGATTCTTAAAATTAATGTGTAACTATTGGCTATGTTATGAAAGCCAGGGCGAGAAGAACAAGACATAAACTTCTACAGCAATCCCAGCGCTCAGTGATGCCACCCTGGGCCTGGACATCCTCCTCCATCCAAAGGGGGCGGTGAGACCCTGCCACAGAGGGACTGGCAGAGGCACACAGAGCTGTCCACAGTGGGGCACCCAGGTGACTCGGAGGTTCTGTGCTCCTCCCGCACAAGCCGATGGCGGAGCTCAGGAGCAGGAGTGCCTGGCCAGCCCCGTACCTCTGAATCCTGGgatccctttctccccctcagtTGAGAGCTGCCCCCTGGGCAGGGCTGGAGACTGGAACAGACGGGTACAGATCTGCTGTGCTCAGAGAAGGCAGtgccttgcccaaggccacacagctgggagGGCCGTCTGGCGGAGGTGGCCAGGGCTTGCATTTGGCCCACTACCCATGTGGGGACTCCGGGCAGAGGAGAGGCCCCACGAAGGCCCCTCGCCGACTGCCAGCCCCTGGGCAGCACCCCACTGCCCCACTGCAGCACAGGGTCGGTCCTGGAAGGACCCAACAGCCGatgcctcctccccccactcccagtgTCAAATCCCACAGCAGCTCCCTGCCCAGGAGAAGGCCCGGTGACTGCAGGGCTCTCTGGAGGCACAGTGCGT is drawn from Mustela lutreola isolate mMusLut2 chromosome 11, mMusLut2.pri, whole genome shotgun sequence and contains these coding sequences:
- the LZTR1 gene encoding leucine-zipper-like transcriptional regulator 1 isoform X1, producing the protein MAGPGGSGGPIGAGALAGSARSKVAPSVDFDHSCSDSVEYLTLNFGPFETVHRWRRLPPCDEFVGARRSKHTVVAYKDAIYVFGGDNGKTMLNDLLRFDVKDCSWCRAFTTGTPPAPRYHHSAVVYGSSMFVFGGYTGDIYSNSNLKNKNDLFEYKFATGQWTEWKIEGRLPVARSAHGATVYSDKLWIFAGYDGNARLNDMWTIGLQDRELTCWEEVAQSGEIPPSCCNFPVAVCRDKMFVFSGQSGAKITNNLFQFEFKDKTWTRIPTEHLLRGSPPPPQRRYGHTMVAFDRHLYVFGGAADNTLPNELHCYDVDFQTWEVVQPSSDSEVGGAEVPERASSSEEAPGLASEDRGGFKKSRDVFGLDFGTTAAKQPAPPASELPSGRLFHAAAVISDAMYIFGGTVDNNIRSGEMYRFQFSCYPKCTLHEDYGRLWESRQFCDVEFVLGEKEECVQGHVAIVTARSRWLRRKIVQARERLAQKLEEEAAPAPREVPGGAAGGARPPLLHVAIREAEARPFEVLMQFLYTDKIKYPRKGHVEDVLLVMDVYKLALSFQLCRLEQLCRQYIEASVDLQNVLVVCESAARLQLGQLKEHCLNFVVKESHFNQVIMMKEFERLSSPLIVEIVRRKQQPPPRTPSEQPVDIGTSLIQDMKAYLEGAGAEFCDITLLLDGHPRPAHKAILAARSSYFEAMFRSFMPEDGQVNISIGEMVPSRQAFESMLRYIYYGEVNMPPEDSLYLFAAPYYYGFYNNRLQAYCKQNLEMNVTVQNVLQILEAADKTQALDMKRHCLHIIVHQFTKVRALPAPNWLAGPWHWLWLGAGWGAWKQLLSCGGFQAAHTALAEPAAAA
- the LZTR1 gene encoding leucine-zipper-like transcriptional regulator 1 isoform X2, which codes for MAGPGGSGGPIGAGALAGSARSKVAPSVDFDHSCSDSVEYLTLNFGPFETVHRWRRLPPCDEFVGARRSKHTVVAYKDAIYVFGGDNGKTMLNDLLRFDVKDCSWCRAFTTGTPPAPRYHHSAVVYGSSMFVFGGYTGDIYSNSNLKNKNDLFEYKFATGQWTEWKIEGRLPVARSAHGATVYSDKLWIFAGYDGNARLNDMWTIGLQDRELTCWEEVAQSGEIPPSCCNFPVAVCRDKMFVFSGQSGAKITNNLFQFEFKDKTWTRIPTEHLLRGSPPPPQRRYGHTMVAFDRHLYVFGGAADNTLPNELHCYDVDFQTWEVVQPSSDSEVGGAEVPERASSSEEAPGLASEDRGGFKKSRDVFGLDFGTTAAKQPAPPASELPSGRLFHAAAVISDAMYIFGGTVDNNIRSGEMYRFQFSCYPKCTLHEDYGRLWESRQFCDVEFVLGEKEECVQGHVAIVTARSRWLRRKIVQARERLAQKLEEEAAPAPREVPGGAAGGARPPLLHVAIREAEARPFEVLMQFLYTDKIKYPRKGHVEDVLLVMDVYKLALSFQLCRLEQLCRQYIEASVDLQNVLVVCESAARLQLGQLKEHCLNFVVKESHFNQVIMMKEFERLSSPLIVEIVRRKQQPPPRTPSEQPVDIGTSLIQDMKAYLEGAGAEFCDITLLLDGHPRPAHKAILAARSSYFEAMFRSFMPEDGQVNISIGEMVPSRQAFESMLRYIYYGEVNMPPEDSLYLFAAPYYYGFYNNRLQAYCKQNLEMNVTVQNVLQILEAADKTQALDMKRHCLHIIVHQFTKVSKLPTLRSLSQQLLLDIIDSLASHISDKQCAELGADI